In the genome of Methylomagnum ishizawai, the window AACAGCAGGATGAACAAGGCCAGCCGCCAATGCATCCACATCAGCACGGCGGCGGTGCCGCACAAAGCCAACAAAGCCACCACGAAACGCGAAATCGCCCCGCCGACGAAGGTATCGAGGGTATCGAGGTCGGTGACGAGGTGGGTGACCACCGCGCCACTGCCGAGGCTCTCGTATTCGGCCATGGAAATGCGCCGCAACCGGCCAATCAAGCGGTGGCGGATACGGAACACGATGTCCTTGCCGATCAGGCTGAATTGGCGCGATTGCAGGACGTTGAACAGGGCCGCGACCAGACGCAACAGCAAGGTCGCGCCCAAGATGGCGGTGATATAGAGGGTCGGGCCATGCCACTCCTCGGGAAACAGCCGGTCCATCCAGTAAACGCAGAGGCCGGGCTTGCCAAGCAAGACCTCGTCCACCAACAAAGGCATCAACAAAGGCACCGGCACCGCCGCCAAAGCCGCGACGATGGCGACCAAATTGGCGAAGATCAAACCACGCCCATGCTCCTTGACCACACCCCGGATATAGGCCCAATCCAGGGGTTCGACATCGCCACGCGGGGCTGTCATCGCTTTTCGTCCTCCTGTGCAAAACGTAGCCGGAGTGGAATCCGGGCTAAGGATCAAGCCTCAATCCAACAAGGCGGGATAAACCAAAGGCACGGCATCGGCCCTGAGCCCCTGCCCCGGCGGCGAATAACGGGCATAGGCCGCCGCCGATTTCAACGGCAGCTTGCCGACCACCTTTTCCAGATCGGCCAAACGGATACCCCGCCGCACCAAGTACACGATATAGGTATGCCGCAACACCTGGGCGTCCACGGTCTCGGGCGCGGGAAGCCCCGCATCCGCCGCCGCGAAGGCGATATGCGCCGCCAAATCCTCCGGGTCGGGCGGGGTTTCGGCATACCAGGCAGGCCGACCTTGGGTTTCCGCCAATTCGGCCTTGAGGCGCGGGGCCAAGGGCAGTTCCCGTGGCGCGGCCCCGTCCAGCCTGAGCCGGTCGCCCGCCATATCCACGGCCTCCGGTCCCAGCGCGGCGGCTTCTTCCAGCCCCACCCCCGCAAGCAACAAACCCAGCAATTGCCGCGCCCCGGTATCGGCGGCCTCGAACAGCAAAGCCACCTCGGCCAGTTCCAACTCCCGCGGGAACGGGCTTTCCAAGGCCAGGGTCCGCTCGGCCTCGGCCCGGCCCAAGGCCGGCGCGGGCGGCGGGCCTTGGCGTTGCAGCATCAGGTTCTCCGGCACCGAATACACATTGATATTCGGCATCGTCAGCGGGGCGGCGGCGGCGGGTTTCTCGCGGCGGGTCAGGAAGTCGTAGATCAACAGCACCAGCAGCGCCGTCCCCAAGCTCCCGGCGAAAGCGATACCGCTATCCCGCGCATAATCCGGCCACAGCGGCTTGACCGGCGTATAGGCCCGCTCCACCACCTGATAGCGCGGCAGCTTGTCGGTGGGCTTGGCCGCGACCTGGGCCAGCCGGGCCTGGGTGTCGCGGTAAACTTCCTCCAGGCGCTTGACCTCCTCTTCCAAAGCCTCCTGCTCGGCGAAGCGGGCGGTGAATTCGCTCACCTCCGCCTTATGTTCCTCGATCTGTTTGCGGATGGCCCGCACCGATTGCGCCGCCGAAACATAAGCCTGCTTGGCCTCGCTCAAAGCTTCGTCGCGACCCCGCTCGACCATCTTGCGGATATCGGCTTCGGCCTGGGCCAATTGCTCCGGGATGACCTTGAGATTGGCCTGCATCTTGATGTATTGCGGGGTGTATTTGCGCTCCAAATCCTTGACTTGCTCGCGCAGGAGGTGGGCGCTGAACTGCAATTGCGCCAGCCCGGCCTCGTCGCGGGGCGGCACCACCGGCTCGCCCTTGGCGATGGCGGCCTGCACGGCATCGAGCTTGGCCTGGGTCTGGACTTCCTCGTCGCTGGCCTTGTTGAGGGCGGCGGTCAGGCCGTTGAGGCGGGCGATGGCTTGGTTCTCGGCGTCGTTCTTGGACAGGATGCCGTGCTTGGCGCGGAATTGGTCCAATTGGCGGTGCTTGGCCGCGATCTGCTCGGCGAGGCGCTGGGCCTCCTCGTCCAGCACCGAGGAGGTCTGGGTCTTCTGTTCGCGCAGGGCTTGCTCGCGGAACGCGCCATAGGCTTCCAGCCAGGCGTTGACGACCGGGGCCAAGATTTCGGGTTTCGCGCCCTGGGCGCTGAGCCGCAGCACATTGGTATCGGCCACCGGCTCCACTTGGAGCATCCCGCGCACTTCGTCCAAGCCCAACTTGAGGTCGGGCGCGGCTTGGCGCAGGCGCTCCAAAGCCGCCTGCAACAGGGCGACATCCAGCAAGGTCTGGCGCTGCACGGCGATTTGCTGGACATCGATCCTGGAGGTTTCGTCGATGGCGTTGGGCGCGACGGTCAGCACCGAGGCGGTGCTTTGGTACACCGGCTCCCGCGACCAGACATAGCCCAGGCTGGCCGCGAGCGAGACCACGAACACGCCGCCGAACAGCCAGGGGCGGCGGCGGTTGGGCGGCTGGGGCGGTTCGATCAAGGGTGGATTGGGGAAGAATTCGATATTGGGCGGTGAGGCTGGCATGGGGCTTCCTGGGCAGCGATGGGGTGGGGTTCCGGGATTTACCTTACCCGGCCTGCGACGCAGCTTACAAGCCGGACCCCGGCCCATCCACCGCGCAATCGAAAAACCGGAGGGTCCGCTCCGGCCCGCGATAGGCCAGGGCCATGCGGTAGCCCATGGATTCCCAGGTGTTCAGCCGCCAATCCCGCGCCGGGCCATAGTCCGCCGGGACGCCCCCGTAGCGGTCCAAGACCGGATCGACCACCACCTGGGTCAAGCCCAAGGCCAGGCCGCGGCCCGTGGCCTTGACGAACGCCTCTTTGCACACCCACAGCCGGGTGAAGGCGGCGGGACGGGCGTCCGGGGCGAGTCCCTGCCAGACCGCCAGTTCGGCGGGGGCCAGGCAAAACGCCGCCAAGCGCTCCAAATCGCGGTGCGGGCGCCCGGCCTCGATATCCACGCCCAAGGCCGTATCGCGGGCGAAGGCCAACGCGGCGGCCCCGCCG includes:
- a CDS encoding GumC family protein, with the protein product MPASPPNIEFFPNPPLIEPPQPPNRRRPWLFGGVFVVSLAASLGYVWSREPVYQSTASVLTVAPNAIDETSRIDVQQIAVQRQTLLDVALLQAALERLRQAAPDLKLGLDEVRGMLQVEPVADTNVLRLSAQGAKPEILAPVVNAWLEAYGAFREQALREQKTQTSSVLDEEAQRLAEQIAAKHRQLDQFRAKHGILSKNDAENQAIARLNGLTAALNKASDEEVQTQAKLDAVQAAIAKGEPVVPPRDEAGLAQLQFSAHLLREQVKDLERKYTPQYIKMQANLKVIPEQLAQAEADIRKMVERGRDEALSEAKQAYVSAAQSVRAIRKQIEEHKAEVSEFTARFAEQEALEEEVKRLEEVYRDTQARLAQVAAKPTDKLPRYQVVERAYTPVKPLWPDYARDSGIAFAGSLGTALLVLLIYDFLTRREKPAAAAPLTMPNINVYSVPENLMLQRQGPPPAPALGRAEAERTLALESPFPRELELAEVALLFEAADTGARQLLGLLLAGVGLEEAAALGPEAVDMAGDRLRLDGAAPRELPLAPRLKAELAETQGRPAWYAETPPDPEDLAAHIAFAAADAGLPAPETVDAQVLRHTYIVYLVRRGIRLADLEKVVGKLPLKSAAAYARYSPPGQGLRADAVPLVYPALLD
- a CDS encoding 4'-phosphopantetheinyl transferase family protein yields the protein MLILDDATLHIWRHDFATVSRWVPEPEACLAPDEHARAARLRSPEGRAAFVWTRAHLRVLLGAYLGCGPLDIAFEPGAYGKPRLAGSAEDRGLVFNVSHTGGAAALAFARDTALGVDIEAGRPHRDLERLAAFCLAPAELAVWQGLAPDARPAAFTRLWVCKEAFVKATGRGLALGLTQVVVDPVLDRYGGVPADYGPARDWRLNTWESMGYRMALAYRGPERTLRFFDCAVDGPGSGL